The Microbacterium sp. LWH7-1.2 genome window below encodes:
- the aztD gene encoding zinc metallochaperone AztD, with the protein MRTRTLRRAGLIAVAAGAVATLAACSSTPSASVDAGAETPTTVAAGPRLAVSYEGGILVLDGETLEPVADLASEEFTRLNPAGDGRHVLVTMSEGFQVLDTAAGSADEPVLTDLIFAADAPGHVVRHGGKTILYADGTSDTTIFDTDALLAADGELPEAETVPGVEAHHGVSVVLEDGTFLTTVGNADGRSGISASDASGAVIATSDACPGAHGEGTAADEAVVFGCENGALVYRDGEILKLEAPDQPYGRMGNAYVSETSPLVVGDYKNDPDAEGYLLDAVTVIDTEAGSLEVVDLPEGVEYTFRDIARGPQDLAYILATDGAVHVFDPAAGEITDVFPVIEAWEGPADWQDAHPAIVVRGDIAYVTEPAADAIHAVDLTTGEIVTSATLDITPNEIAVAAG; encoded by the coding sequence ATGCGCACACGCACGCTGCGGCGCGCCGGCCTGATCGCCGTCGCCGCCGGTGCCGTCGCGACCCTCGCGGCCTGTTCATCGACGCCCTCGGCGTCCGTCGACGCCGGCGCGGAGACGCCGACGACGGTCGCCGCCGGGCCGAGGCTCGCGGTCTCGTACGAGGGCGGCATCCTCGTGCTCGACGGCGAGACCCTCGAGCCTGTCGCCGACCTCGCCTCCGAGGAGTTCACCCGCCTCAACCCCGCCGGAGACGGACGCCACGTGCTCGTCACGATGAGCGAGGGGTTCCAGGTGCTCGACACCGCTGCGGGGAGCGCCGACGAGCCCGTGCTCACCGACCTGATCTTCGCCGCCGACGCCCCGGGTCACGTCGTCCGCCACGGCGGAAAGACGATCCTCTACGCCGACGGCACGAGCGACACCACGATCTTCGACACCGACGCGCTGCTCGCGGCCGACGGCGAGCTTCCCGAGGCTGAGACCGTGCCCGGCGTGGAGGCGCACCACGGCGTCTCGGTCGTGCTCGAGGACGGCACCTTCCTGACGACCGTGGGCAATGCCGACGGCCGATCCGGCATCTCGGCGAGCGACGCCTCGGGCGCGGTGATCGCCACGAGCGATGCCTGCCCCGGCGCTCACGGCGAGGGGACCGCGGCCGACGAGGCCGTCGTCTTCGGCTGCGAGAACGGCGCCCTGGTCTACCGCGACGGCGAGATCCTCAAGCTCGAGGCCCCCGACCAGCCATACGGCCGCATGGGCAACGCGTACGTGAGCGAGACGAGCCCGCTCGTCGTCGGCGACTACAAGAACGATCCGGATGCGGAGGGCTACCTCCTCGATGCGGTCACCGTCATCGACACCGAGGCCGGCTCGCTCGAAGTCGTCGACCTTCCCGAGGGCGTGGAGTACACGTTCCGCGACATCGCCCGCGGTCCCCAGGATCTCGCCTACATCCTCGCCACCGACGGAGCCGTCCACGTCTTCGATCCCGCCGCCGGCGAGATCACCGACGTCTTCCCCGTGATCGAGGCATGGGAGGGTCCCGCCGATTGGCAGGACGCGCACCCGGCGATCGTCGTCCGCGGCGACATCGCCTACGTGACCGAGCCCGCCGCCGACGCGATCCATGCCGTCGACCTCACGACGGGCGAGATCGTTACTTCGGCGACCCTCGACATCACACCGAACGAGATCGCGGTGGCCGCGGGATGA
- the aztC gene encoding zinc ABC transporter substrate-binding protein AztC → MSRRRAALAAILTAGVAASVLSACAPTGDDRPLVVVSTNILGDVVEKLVGGDVEVMTLMRPDADPHSFEISAQDAAHLRSADLLVSNGLGLEEGLQQHLEAAVAEGVDSFVAGEAIEVLAYATGDAAGTPDPHFWTDPGRMTDVVEALAPRLSALAGADAAAVEEHVDAYLAQLESLDDDMTAAFAAIPAERRALVTNHHVFGYLAARFGFRVVGAAIPGGTTLAAPSASDLADLVTAIDEHGVPAVFAESSSPDRLMRALADETGTHVEVIELYTESLTAEGGGAEDYLTMMRENTQRIVTGLSQ, encoded by the coding sequence ATGAGCCGCCGCCGCGCAGCGCTCGCAGCGATCCTCACGGCCGGGGTCGCAGCATCCGTCCTCTCCGCGTGTGCCCCGACGGGCGACGACCGCCCGCTCGTCGTCGTGTCGACGAACATCCTCGGGGACGTCGTGGAGAAGCTCGTGGGTGGAGACGTCGAGGTGATGACGCTCATGCGACCGGACGCGGACCCGCACTCGTTCGAGATCTCGGCACAGGATGCTGCGCACCTGCGCTCCGCCGACCTCCTGGTGTCGAACGGCCTCGGCCTCGAGGAGGGGTTGCAGCAGCACCTCGAAGCGGCAGTCGCGGAGGGGGTCGACAGCTTCGTCGCGGGCGAGGCCATCGAGGTGCTCGCCTACGCGACGGGCGACGCTGCCGGTACGCCCGACCCGCACTTCTGGACCGACCCGGGCCGCATGACCGATGTCGTGGAGGCGCTCGCCCCGCGGCTGTCCGCGCTGGCGGGCGCGGACGCCGCCGCCGTCGAGGAGCACGTCGACGCCTACCTCGCGCAGCTCGAGAGCCTCGACGACGACATGACGGCGGCGTTCGCCGCCATTCCCGCCGAGCGCCGCGCGCTGGTCACGAACCACCACGTCTTCGGATACCTCGCCGCGCGGTTCGGTTTCCGCGTGGTGGGCGCCGCGATCCCGGGCGGAACGACCCTGGCCGCACCCAGCGCGTCCGACCTCGCCGACCTCGTCACGGCGATCGACGAGCACGGCGTGCCGGCGGTGTTCGCCGAGTCGTCCTCCCCGGACCGGCTGATGCGCGCGCTCGCCGACGAGACGGGCACCCACGTCGAAGTGATCGAGCTGTACACCGAGTCGCTCACCGCGGAAGGCGGCGGCGCCGAGGACTACCTGACCATGATGCGCGAGAACACGCAGCGCATCGTCACCGGGCTCTCGCAGTGA
- a CDS encoding ABC transporter, which yields MLHRPATLTTMLAIAAVTLAGCGSADADATAATPTSTGHGAVAGASELSEPPLAVVTIDPDGLVRQLDLLDESVAELGDMPTASRASTDGRYVFADAGEGISVIDSGRWTWDHVDHFHYYRAEPAMLGEVPGRGPATVATTSSSTTGSTGVFFAGSGEAVLLDTAALSKGEIVERFRIETEPYEGIVVPIGSYALVTQPHGGVAASVSVLDEEGMPQPGVTADCADARGTVTTRVGAVIGCADGALLATLVDGEVELERIPYPAGTTAPPVTGFAGRDGRPTVAGLAGDHGIWLLDTRERTWTLLPVDRPIVQATAVDDEAQHVLALAADGRVLVIDGATGELLSETEPLVAESLATGAGSPTLVADQPRAYLNGPAENVVYEIDFADAARISRTFATSTQPTHLVETGR from the coding sequence GTGCTCCACAGACCCGCCACCCTCACCACGATGCTCGCGATCGCCGCGGTCACGCTCGCCGGCTGCGGGAGCGCCGACGCAGATGCCACCGCCGCCACCCCGACATCCACCGGACACGGCGCGGTGGCCGGCGCGAGCGAGCTGAGCGAGCCGCCCCTGGCCGTGGTGACGATCGACCCGGACGGGCTCGTCCGCCAGCTCGACCTGCTCGACGAGTCCGTCGCAGAGCTCGGGGACATGCCGACGGCGTCGCGGGCAAGCACCGACGGCCGCTACGTCTTCGCCGATGCCGGCGAGGGCATCTCGGTCATCGACAGCGGTCGGTGGACATGGGACCACGTCGACCACTTCCACTACTACCGCGCCGAACCGGCGATGCTCGGCGAGGTGCCAGGGCGCGGCCCGGCCACTGTCGCGACGACCTCGTCCTCCACCACCGGCAGCACCGGGGTCTTCTTCGCCGGCAGCGGCGAGGCGGTGCTCCTCGACACCGCGGCGCTGTCCAAGGGTGAGATCGTCGAGCGATTCCGCATCGAGACCGAGCCGTACGAGGGCATCGTCGTGCCGATCGGGTCGTACGCCCTTGTCACGCAGCCGCACGGTGGGGTGGCGGCATCCGTCTCGGTCCTCGACGAGGAAGGGATGCCGCAGCCCGGCGTCACCGCCGACTGCGCAGACGCGCGCGGCACGGTCACGACCCGCGTGGGCGCGGTCATCGGGTGCGCCGACGGTGCGCTGCTGGCGACCCTCGTCGACGGCGAGGTGGAGCTCGAGCGGATCCCGTACCCCGCGGGCACGACGGCTCCACCGGTGACGGGGTTCGCGGGAAGGGACGGACGCCCGACCGTCGCCGGTCTCGCAGGAGACCACGGGATCTGGCTGCTCGACACCCGTGAGCGCACGTGGACGCTGCTGCCGGTCGATCGCCCGATCGTGCAGGCGACCGCGGTCGACGACGAGGCGCAGCACGTGCTCGCGCTCGCGGCGGATGGTCGGGTGCTCGTGATCGACGGCGCGACCGGGGAGCTTCTCTCGGAGACGGAGCCGCTGGTCGCCGAGTCGCTCGCGACGGGTGCCGGCAGTCCGACGCTCGTCGCCGACCAGCCGCGCGCGTACCTCAACGGTCCGGCGGAGAACGTCGTGTACGAGATCGACTTCGCCGACGCCGCCCGCATCTCGAGGACGTTCGCGACGTCGACGCAGCCCACACACCTCGTGGAGACCGGGCGATGA
- the aztB gene encoding zinc ABC transporter permease AztB: MPLITDPFTLEFVQRALVGGCLVAVLCGVVGTWVVARGMAFLGEALGHGMLPGVALATLLGVPVLLGAGLSAAAMSLGIGALQRRGRLSYDTSIGMLFVAMLAAGVIVISHSGSFATDATAILFGDILAISAEDLVLLAWATGIGLVVAAAAHRSLVTLAIDARVAAVLGLRPRIAQAVLVGLVTLAVVASYQAVGSLLVVGLLIAPAVAAGHWTRRLPSAMTLACVFGIAAVELGLLLSWHAGTAAGASIALTAVLLAAASWAAHATRVRTRITEKAAV, encoded by the coding sequence GTGCCCCTCATCACCGATCCGTTCACGCTGGAGTTCGTCCAGCGCGCCCTCGTCGGCGGCTGCCTCGTGGCCGTGCTGTGCGGGGTCGTCGGCACCTGGGTCGTCGCGCGGGGCATGGCCTTCCTCGGCGAGGCGCTCGGACACGGAATGCTTCCCGGCGTCGCGCTGGCGACCCTGCTCGGAGTGCCGGTGCTGCTGGGGGCAGGACTCAGCGCGGCCGCGATGAGCCTCGGGATCGGGGCGCTGCAGCGACGCGGCCGGCTCTCGTACGACACGAGCATCGGCATGCTGTTCGTGGCCATGCTCGCCGCCGGCGTGATCGTGATCTCGCACTCGGGAAGCTTCGCGACGGATGCCACGGCCATCCTCTTCGGCGACATCCTCGCCATCTCGGCCGAGGATCTCGTGCTGCTCGCCTGGGCGACCGGGATCGGTCTGGTGGTCGCCGCAGCCGCGCACCGCTCGCTCGTGACTCTCGCGATCGACGCCCGGGTGGCGGCGGTGCTCGGGCTCCGGCCGAGGATCGCCCAAGCGGTGCTGGTCGGCCTGGTCACGCTCGCGGTCGTCGCGTCGTATCAGGCCGTCGGCTCGCTCCTCGTGGTGGGCCTGCTCATCGCACCGGCGGTCGCCGCCGGCCACTGGACTCGGCGGCTGCCGTCCGCGATGACCCTCGCGTGCGTCTTCGGCATCGCCGCCGTCGAGCTCGGTCTCCTGCTGTCGTGGCACGCGGGCACCGCCGCCGGCGCCTCCATCGCCCTCACCGCCGTGCTCCTCGCAGCCGCCTCGTGGGCCGCGCATGCCACCCGCGTCCGCACACGCATCACCGAGAAGGCCGCCGTGTGA
- the aztA gene encoding zinc ABC transporter ATP-binding protein AztA — translation MLTGTTPFAAVSLRGVCVDYAGTPALHDVDFDAAAGELTVIAGPNGAGKSTLLEVLAGTIAPRAGRIEIGAASRAFVPQRAVIAPTLPLTVRDVVIVGAWGRVRPWGRLDRGSREAVDAALDRLDLADLQRTPFGRLSGGQQQRALLAQGLARGADILLLDEPTTALDAASAERIAVAMRSEADRGVAVICVSHDHEVIAASDATFRLDAGRARPIIARTPPSVHES, via the coding sequence ATGCTCACCGGAACCACGCCGTTCGCCGCCGTTTCCCTGCGTGGGGTGTGTGTGGACTACGCCGGCACCCCGGCCCTCCACGACGTCGACTTCGACGCGGCCGCGGGCGAACTCACCGTGATCGCGGGCCCGAACGGCGCGGGCAAGTCGACGCTCCTCGAGGTGCTCGCCGGGACGATCGCGCCGCGTGCGGGCCGCATCGAGATCGGGGCGGCGTCGCGGGCCTTCGTGCCGCAGCGCGCGGTGATCGCGCCCACCCTGCCGCTCACCGTGCGCGACGTCGTCATCGTCGGAGCGTGGGGGCGGGTCAGGCCGTGGGGCCGACTCGATCGCGGCTCACGGGAGGCGGTCGACGCCGCGCTCGATCGCCTCGACCTCGCCGATCTGCAGCGAACCCCCTTCGGGCGCCTGTCCGGCGGGCAGCAGCAGCGCGCGCTGCTCGCGCAGGGGCTGGCGCGCGGGGCGGACATCCTGCTTCTGGACGAACCGACGACGGCGCTCGACGCGGCCAGCGCGGAGCGCATCGCCGTTGCGATGCGCTCGGAAGCGGATCGTGGCGTCGCCGTGATCTGCGTCAGCCACGATCACGAGGTGATCGCGGCGTCGGACGCGACCTTCCGTCTCGATGCGGGGCGGGCGCGCCCGATCATCGCGCGAACCCCACCGTCGGTTCATGAATCTTGA
- a CDS encoding TetR/AcrR family transcriptional regulator, which produces MTPRSSILSTADTRRPVVAAAALREFARGGYHGTTVADVARAAKISPAYVFKLYPRKEALFVAALEACFDQIVAALAEGADAAGSPEPAAVLDAMGGAYAALIRDRTLLMLQVHAQSVAEIPEIGGALRAGVARVTEFTKERSAGSDEDVQRFMAYGQLCHLIVTTRIDEISESWAQTLARGIRHPD; this is translated from the coding sequence ATGACACCGCGCAGCTCGATCCTCTCCACGGCAGACACCCGCCGGCCCGTCGTCGCGGCAGCCGCGCTGCGGGAGTTCGCGCGCGGCGGCTATCACGGCACCACGGTTGCGGACGTCGCCCGCGCGGCGAAGATCTCGCCGGCGTACGTCTTCAAGCTGTACCCGCGCAAGGAAGCGCTGTTCGTCGCCGCGCTCGAGGCTTGTTTCGATCAGATCGTCGCAGCACTCGCCGAGGGCGCGGATGCTGCGGGCTCACCCGAGCCCGCAGCCGTGCTGGACGCGATGGGAGGCGCTTACGCTGCGCTCATCCGCGACCGCACGCTGCTGATGCTGCAGGTGCACGCACAGTCCGTGGCCGAGATCCCGGAGATCGGCGGAGCACTTCGAGCGGGAGTCGCCCGCGTCACCGAGTTCACCAAGGAGCGCTCCGCGGGAAGCGACGAGGACGTGCAGCGGTTCATGGCGTACGGACAGCTGTGCCACCTGATCGTGACGACGCGGATCGACGAGATCTCCGAAAGCTGGGCACAGACGCTGGCGCGCGGCATCCGTCACCCCGACTGA
- a CDS encoding MFS transporter, with the protein MTTTVTSAVAPAPTARSTRRWLALSVLALAQFLVVLDASIVNIALPVLGAQLGMDTAALAWVITAYVLAFGGLLLLGGRLADRYGHRRIFLIGTAGFVAASALAGLSFTSEMLLAARALQGASAALLAPAALALLTHLFPETGERTKALGVWGGVAGIGSAAGVLLGGVLTATLGWQSVFFVNVPIGAIVLVTIPLLITRDAPAARGKLDIPGAATITGALVAAVGALSAIEQVGLTHPLTIGLAAAATVLGFAFVLIERRAAEPLVPLGVFRNRNLTVGNVVMLLIGAAMVALFFALSVYMQAVLGYDALTTGLTQLPLAGALVIVAGVVPAVIARIGTKTTLIGSLVLLAGGLVWLSFAPADAQFITDILGPSILIGIGMGGAFVTTTQLSVDGVEGGESGLAGGLVNTSQQIGGALGLAVLGTVAALRTETLLDAGVAAPEAVTSGFSWLFLGTAVVAVIAAIAAGLAREH; encoded by the coding sequence ATGACCACCACCGTCACATCGGCCGTCGCGCCGGCCCCGACCGCCCGCAGCACCCGTCGCTGGCTCGCGCTGAGTGTGCTCGCGCTCGCCCAGTTCCTCGTCGTGCTCGACGCGTCCATCGTCAACATCGCCCTGCCCGTCCTCGGTGCCCAACTGGGCATGGACACGGCCGCCCTCGCGTGGGTCATCACGGCCTACGTCCTCGCCTTCGGCGGTCTGCTCCTGCTCGGCGGCCGCCTCGCCGACCGCTACGGTCACCGCCGCATCTTCCTGATCGGCACCGCCGGCTTCGTCGCCGCGTCGGCGCTCGCGGGTCTGTCGTTCACGAGCGAGATGCTGCTGGCGGCGCGAGCGCTGCAGGGGGCCTCGGCCGCCCTGCTCGCCCCCGCCGCCCTGGCGCTCCTGACCCACCTCTTCCCCGAGACAGGCGAGCGTACGAAGGCACTCGGCGTGTGGGGTGGCGTCGCGGGCATCGGCTCTGCCGCGGGCGTCCTGCTCGGCGGGGTGCTCACGGCGACGCTCGGATGGCAGTCCGTCTTCTTCGTCAACGTCCCCATCGGCGCGATCGTGCTCGTCACCATCCCGCTGCTCATCACGCGCGACGCCCCCGCCGCCCGCGGAAAGCTCGACATCCCCGGAGCAGCAACCATCACGGGCGCCCTCGTCGCGGCCGTCGGCGCGCTCAGCGCGATCGAGCAGGTCGGTCTGACCCACCCGCTCACCATCGGCCTCGCGGCGGCCGCGACGGTGCTGGGGTTCGCGTTCGTCCTCATCGAGCGCCGCGCGGCCGAGCCGCTCGTCCCGCTCGGGGTGTTCCGCAACCGCAACCTGACCGTGGGCAACGTCGTCATGCTCCTCATCGGGGCCGCGATGGTCGCGCTGTTCTTCGCCCTGTCGGTCTACATGCAGGCCGTGCTCGGATACGACGCGCTCACCACGGGGCTCACCCAGCTGCCGCTCGCGGGCGCCCTCGTCATCGTCGCCGGCGTCGTGCCTGCCGTGATCGCTCGGATCGGCACCAAGACGACGCTCATCGGCTCGCTGGTCCTGCTCGCGGGGGGCCTCGTCTGGCTGTCGTTCGCGCCCGCCGACGCGCAGTTCATCACCGACATCCTCGGGCCCAGCATCCTGATCGGGATCGGCATGGGCGGCGCGTTCGTCACCACCACCCAGCTCTCCGTCGACGGGGTCGAAGGCGGCGAATCGGGCCTCGCGGGGGGTCTGGTCAACACCAGCCAGCAGATCGGCGGCGCGCTCGGCCTCGCCGTGCTCGGCACCGTCGCCGCACTGCGTACCGAGACGCTGCTCGACGCGGGGGTGGCCGCGCCCGAGGCTGTGACCAGCGGCTTCTCGTGGCTCTTCCTCGGTACCGCCGTCGTCGCCGTCATCGCCGCGATCGCCGCCGGGCTCGCTCGGGAGCATTGA
- a CDS encoding helix-turn-helix domain-containing protein codes for MATPAPASEVSGTQAAILAAYTELIDEVGTDDVSFRLIALRAGVGERTVFRYYPTRVDLLLATAAWIERTIFTRAESDSIFDVPIAIREAMEAYDRRPELAYVVAETAMRGVNGSDPAPHREEFDGMLRREAPALADADRRAVVAALCHLDSAATWVTMRRELGMSGRDIADAATWAAEAILDPLRDGESGR; via the coding sequence ATGGCGACGCCCGCACCGGCGTCGGAGGTCTCGGGGACGCAGGCGGCGATCCTCGCCGCCTACACCGAGCTCATCGATGAGGTCGGCACCGACGATGTCTCCTTCCGCCTGATCGCCCTGCGCGCGGGCGTCGGCGAGCGCACCGTCTTCCGCTACTACCCGACACGCGTCGACCTCCTCCTCGCGACGGCGGCCTGGATCGAACGCACGATCTTCACGCGCGCCGAGTCCGACTCGATCTTCGACGTGCCCATCGCCATCCGTGAAGCGATGGAGGCGTACGATCGGCGGCCGGAGCTCGCCTATGTCGTGGCCGAGACGGCGATGCGCGGGGTCAACGGCTCAGATCCCGCACCGCATCGAGAGGAGTTCGACGGGATGCTGCGCCGCGAGGCTCCCGCGCTCGCCGACGCCGACCGGCGAGCCGTCGTCGCAGCGCTCTGTCACCTCGACTCCGCCGCGACCTGGGTGACGATGCGGCGCGAACTGGGCATGAGCGGTCGCGACATCGCCGATGCCGCGACCTGGGCGGCAGAGGCCATCCTCGACCCGCTTCGTGACGGCGAGTCGGGGCGCTGA
- a CDS encoding helix-turn-helix domain-containing protein, with protein sequence MDEIVDTPSAILASAAMLLRQRTFDDISYADLAEIADVSERTIYRRFPTRSHLLEALGRWIEAEHFPVLDFRTPAEFREAVRARFRAYDAEPAFAFVAARGGALSPTADDPAAPITEAIVAMIDAAAPNLNRRDARRAAASVRYFVSPMFWARMRTGFDMSADETFGVFDLTLRRVLPAATEANRAA encoded by the coding sequence ATGGACGAGATCGTCGACACTCCGTCTGCGATCCTCGCGAGCGCTGCCATGCTGCTGCGCCAGCGCACGTTCGACGACATCTCGTACGCCGATCTCGCGGAGATCGCCGACGTCTCGGAGCGCACGATCTACCGTCGCTTCCCGACGAGATCGCATCTGCTCGAGGCGCTCGGGCGCTGGATCGAGGCCGAGCACTTCCCGGTCCTGGACTTCCGCACGCCTGCCGAGTTCCGTGAGGCGGTGCGCGCGCGCTTCCGCGCCTACGACGCCGAACCGGCGTTCGCCTTCGTCGCGGCCCGCGGCGGAGCGCTCTCGCCGACCGCGGACGACCCCGCGGCCCCGATCACCGAGGCGATCGTGGCGATGATCGACGCCGCGGCGCCCAACCTGAACCGTCGCGACGCGCGGCGGGCCGCAGCATCCGTCCGGTACTTCGTCTCCCCGATGTTCTGGGCACGGATGCGGACGGGATTCGACATGAGCGCCGACGAGACGTTCGGGGTGTTCGACCTCACCCTGCGGCGGGTACTGCCCGCCGCGACCGAGGCGAATCGGGCGGCGTGA
- the urtE gene encoding urea ABC transporter ATP-binding subunit UrtE encodes MLEIKGVTAGYGRTKVLHDVTVEIPTAQAVSVMGHNGAGKTTLLRVATGLIPVMSGQVLIDGEDVTRMPPSQRVKRGLGYVPQGQQSFPQMTTLENLQLVAKRQSDIDEVFDLFPVLKDLLGRRAGLLSGGQRQQLAIARTLLTKPKLLVLDEPTEGIQPNIVADIERVIIDLTRRGDLSVLLVEQHVGFALRSTNAFYVLQSGRITITGQGGAAAIDTVRDAMAI; translated from the coding sequence ATGCTCGAGATCAAGGGAGTCACCGCCGGCTACGGCCGCACCAAGGTGCTCCACGACGTCACGGTCGAGATCCCCACGGCTCAGGCGGTGTCCGTCATGGGTCACAACGGCGCGGGCAAGACGACCCTGCTGCGGGTCGCCACCGGGCTGATCCCCGTGATGAGCGGCCAGGTGCTGATCGACGGCGAGGACGTCACACGGATGCCGCCTTCCCAGCGCGTGAAGCGAGGACTGGGGTACGTCCCCCAGGGGCAGCAGTCGTTCCCGCAGATGACGACGCTCGAGAACCTGCAGCTGGTGGCGAAGCGGCAGTCCGACATCGACGAGGTCTTCGATCTCTTCCCCGTGTTGAAGGACCTGCTGGGACGGCGCGCCGGGCTGCTCTCCGGCGGTCAGCGCCAGCAGCTCGCGATCGCCCGCACGCTGCTGACGAAGCCGAAGCTCCTCGTGCTCGACGAGCCGACCGAAGGCATCCAGCCGAACATCGTCGCCGACATCGAGCGCGTCATCATCGACCTCACTCGGAGGGGCGACCTGTCGGTGCTGCTCGTCGAGCAGCACGTCGGATTCGCACTCCGGTCCACGAACGCCTTCTACGTGCTGCAGTCGGGCCGGATCACGATCACCGGGCAGGGAGGGGCCGCCGCCATCGACACCGTGCGGGACGCGATGGCGATCTGA
- a CDS encoding ATP-binding cassette domain-containing protein, giving the protein MSGTESTAPLAGAGRPLTPDAETSVKVSNLTVTFDQFTAVDDVSLLMLKGQVHFLIGPNGAGKTTLVDALTGLVPATGTATYDGMDLLSMKTNKIIRAGVGRTFQTATVFDELSVLQNLDIAGGVHRKAWRLPLTRRGVPSYVEEALETIGLTELRDKPAGTLAHGQKQWLEIGMLLVQDAKVMFLDEPVAGMNADERDETGQLLRRIGDERTIIVIEHDMDFVRNYAEWVTVMHMGKLLTAGTVEQVQADQRVQEVYLGTAADAAVEGKGDH; this is encoded by the coding sequence ATGAGCGGGACCGAATCGACGGCTCCCCTCGCGGGTGCCGGGCGGCCGCTGACTCCCGATGCCGAGACATCCGTGAAGGTGTCGAACCTCACCGTGACCTTCGACCAGTTCACGGCCGTGGACGACGTGAGCCTGCTCATGCTCAAGGGGCAGGTGCACTTCCTGATCGGGCCGAACGGCGCCGGCAAGACGACGCTCGTCGACGCGCTGACCGGGCTCGTCCCGGCCACGGGCACGGCGACGTACGACGGCATGGATCTGCTGTCGATGAAGACGAACAAGATCATCCGTGCGGGTGTGGGCCGAACGTTCCAGACCGCGACGGTGTTCGACGAGCTCTCGGTGCTGCAGAACCTCGACATCGCCGGCGGGGTGCACCGCAAAGCGTGGCGATTGCCGTTGACCCGGCGCGGCGTGCCCTCGTACGTCGAGGAGGCGCTCGAGACGATCGGGCTGACCGAACTGCGCGACAAGCCGGCGGGAACTCTCGCGCACGGCCAGAAGCAGTGGCTCGAGATCGGCATGCTGCTCGTGCAGGACGCGAAGGTCATGTTCCTCGACGAGCCCGTTGCCGGCATGAACGCCGACGAGCGTGACGAGACCGGTCAGCTGCTGCGCCGCATCGGCGACGAGCGCACGATCATCGTGATCGAGCACGACATGGACTTCGTCCGCAACTACGCCGAGTGGGTGACCGTCATGCACATGGGCAAGCTCCTCACGGCGGGGACGGTCGAGCAGGTGCAGGCCGACCAGCGGGTCCAGGAGGTCTACCTCGGGACGGCCGCGGACGCCGCCGTCGAAGGGAAGGGCGATCACTGA